A window from Garra rufa chromosome 14, GarRuf1.0, whole genome shotgun sequence encodes these proteins:
- the dhx16 gene encoding pre-mRNA-splicing factor ATP-dependent RNA helicase DHX16 — protein sequence MANLEQWVSDQLHDILGLSDRYVAQFMIGLVRKSSGPQDFVDRLQQTGTIDIDQRITAFAHELYDKAPKKHVAEKPARAVERHVMEMERKNRTYTLLEDSESDGETVKEKGKEKKSKDRDKGKKRKHLRQKRDESPSSGEDDGEKSTKVTDEPKKAAEEEEEWEKEERERLQDLEERDAFAERMKQKDKDKTRHILERNDKKAYEEAQKRLKMAEEDQKKMLPELRKQSRWQYLTKREEEKIDDLEAEIRDEEYLFSTQNLTDRERKELEYKRQVRDLARDYKKAGAKEKEERKNRYYMPEEIRSKSIPQKDMDLEFEETPREGGGEQGRWEEARVATATLQFGAKAERERRKKEEEDKYQLILEEEEMINFVSTAITMKGTLSEKESEPELSQAEKQKQSIQEVRRSLPIFPYREDLLAAIREHQILVIEGETGSGKTTQIPQYLLEDGYSEGGMKIGCTQPRRVAAMSVSARVAQEMSVKLGNEVGYSIRFEDCTSERTILKYMTDGMLLREFLTEPDLASYSVVIIDEAHERTLHTDILFGLIKDIARFRPDLKVLVASATLDTERFSCFFDDAPVFRIPGRRFPVDIYYTKAPEADYLEACVVSVLQIHVTQPVGDVLVFLTGQEEIEACCELLQERCRRLGSKISELLVLPIYANLPSDMQAKIFNPTPPGARKVVVATNIAETSLTIDGIIYVIDPGFCKQKSYNARTGMESLIVTPCSRASANQRAGRAGRVAAGKCFRLYTAWAFKHEMEETTVPEIQRTNLGNVVLLLKSLGINDLIHFDFMDPPPHETLVLALEQLYALGALNHLGELTKLGRRMAELPVDPMLSKMILASEHYKCSEEVLTIAAMLSVNNSIFYRPKDKVVHADNARMNFVVPGGDHMVLLNVYTQWVESGYSTQWCFENFIQFRSMKRARDVRDQLEGLMDRIEVELCSCSDDTVPIRKAVTAGYFYNTARLSKGGYKTVKHQQTVYVHPNSSLFEEQPRWMIYHELVFTTKEFMRQVIEIESGWLLEVAPHYYKNKELEDSSSKKMPRKQGKAREELG from the exons ATGGCCAATCTGGAACAGTGGGTTAGTGACCAGCTCCATGACATCCTGGGTTTGAGTGACCGATATGTGGCCCAGTTCATGATCGGTCTGGTGCGGAAGTCTTCTGGACCTCAGGACTTTGTGGATCGGCTTCAGCAAACCGGAACCATTGATATTGATCAAAGAATAACAGCATTTGCACATGAGCTCTACGACAAA GCTCCCAAAAAACATGTGGCTGAAAAACCTGCCCGGGCGGTGGAACGGCATGTTATGGAAATGGAGAGAAAGAACAGAACCTACACTCTTCTGGAGGACAGTGAGAGTGATGGAGAGACggtaaaagaaaaaggaaaagagaagaaaAGCAAAGATCGGGACAAAGGAAAGAAGAGAAAACACCTCAGACAGAAACGAGACGAGAGTCCATCGTCCGGTGAAGATGATGGGGAAAAAAG CACTAAAGTCACGGACGAACCTAAAAAAGCTGCTGAAGAGGAGGAAGAATGGGAGAAAGAAGAGAGAGAGCGACTTCAAGATCTGGAGGAGAGGGATGCATTTGCTGAACGAATGAAACAGAAAGACAAAGACAAGACAAGACACATACTTGAGAGAAATGACAAAAAG GCTTATGAGGAAGCTCAGAAAAGACTCAAAATGGCTGAAGAGGATCAAAAGAAAATG CTTCCAGAGTTAAGGAAACAGTCACGTTGGCAGTATCTGACCAAAAGAGAGGAGGAGAAGATTGATGACCTCGAGGCTGAAATTAGGGATGAGGAATACCTCTTCTCCACTCAGAACCTCACAGATCGGGAAAGGAAAGAGCTAGAGTACAAGCGGCAGGTCAGAGACCTGGCCCGAGACTACAAGAAAGCAGGAGCGAAAGAAAAAGAGGAGAGAAAGAACAGATACTACATGCCAGAGGAGATAAGAAGCAAA TCCATTCCTCAAAAAGACATGGACCTGGAGTTTGAAGAGACTCCTAGAGAGGGAGGTGGGGAGCAGGGCCGCTGGGAGGAGGCGAGAGTGGCCACCGCCACCCTGCAGTTTGGGGCCAAAGCAGAGCGGGAACGCCGGAAAAAAGAGGAGGAGGACAAGTACCAGCTCATTTTAGAGGAAGAGGAGATGATCAACTTTGTCAGCACGGCCATTACTATGAAAGGAACACTGTCAGAAAAG GAAAGTGAACCTGAGTTATCTCAGGCTGAGAAGCAGAAGCAATCCATCCAGGAAGTGAGACGCAGCCTTCCCATCTTTCCTTACAGAGAAGATCTTCTCGCTGCCATCAGGGAACACCAGATCTTGGTCATAGAGGGTGAAACCGGATCCGGCAAGACCACACAGATCCCTCAGTACCTCCTGGAAGAT GGTTATTCTGAAGGAGGAATGAAGATTGGCTGCACTCAACCTCGAAGAGTGGCTGCCATGTCTGTATCAGCCAGAGTCGCACAAGAAATGAGTGTCAAACTAGGAAATGAG GTGGGCTACAGCATCCGTTTTGAAGACTGTACGTCAGAACGCACCATCTTGAAGTACATGACTGATGGCATGTTGCTCAGAGAGTTTCTTACAGAGCCTGACCTCGCCAGCTATAG TGTGGTCATCATCGATGAGGCCCACGAGCGAACGTTACACACAGACATTCTCTTCGGTCTAATTAAAGACATTGCACGTTTCCGCCCTGATCTGAAAGTTCTGGTGGCCAGTGCCACTCTAGACACGGAGCGTTTCTCCTGCTTCTTTGATGATGCACCCGTATTTAGGATTCCAGGTCGTAGGTTTCCCGTGGACATCTACTACACAAAG GCTCCAGAGGCCGACTACCTGGAAGCATGTGTCGTGTCAGTGCTACAGATCCATGTCACTCAGCCAGTGGGAGACGTACTGGTCTTCCTCACAGGACAG GAGGAGATCGAGGCATGCTGTGAACTTCTGCAGGAGAGATGTAGGAGACTAGGCTCAAAGATATCTGAACTTCTTGTTCTGCCTATTTATGCCAACTTGCCCTCAGACATGCAGGCAAAAATCTTTAATCCCACTCCACCTGGAGCACGCAAG GTTGTGGTGGCCACAAATATCGCAGAGACGTCTCTCACCATCGACGGCATCATCTATGTGATCGATCCAGGTTTCTGCAAACAAAAGAGCTACAATGCAAGAACAGGAATGGAATCTCTCATCGTCACTCCCTGTTCACGA GCCTCAGCCAATCAGAGAGCAGGTCGTGCAGGAAGAGTGGCTGCTGGGAAATGTTTTAGGCTGTACACCGCCTGGGCCTTTAAACACGAGATGGAGGAGACCACCGTCCCCGAGATCCAGAGAACAAACCTGGGCAATGTGGTTCTGCTGCTCAAAAGTCTCg GCATAAATGACCTGATTCATTTTGACTTCATGGATCCTCCTCCTCACGAAACGCTGGTGTTGGCGCTGGAGCAGCTTTATGCCTTGGGCGCCCTTAACCACCTCGGTGAACTCACTAAG CTCGGCCGAAGGATGGCTGAACTTCCTGTGGACCCCATGCTGAGTAAAATGATTCTGGCTTCTGAACA TTATAAGTGCTCTGAGGAGGTTCTGACCATCGCGGCCATGCTGTCAGTGAACAACTCCATCTTTTACCGGCCCAAAGACAAAGTGGTTCATGCCGACAACGCTCGGATGAACTTTGTGGTACCAGGAGGAGATCACATGGTGCTGCTCAATGTATATACACAG TGGGTAGAGAGCGGTTACTCCACTCAATGGTGCTTTGAGAACTTCATCCAGTTTCGCTCCATGAAGAGAGCTCGAGATGTCCGTGATCAGCTGGAGGGGTTGATGGACAGGATTGAAGTGGAACTGTGCAGCTGTAGCGATGACACTGTGCCCATTCGCAAG GCGGTGACTGCGGGATATTTCTATAACACGGCACGCTTGAGTAAAGGGGGTTATAAAACAGTTAAACACCAGCAGACTGTTTATGTCCATCCCAACAGCTCACTCTTTGAGGAACAGCCACGTTGGATGATCTACCATGAGCTGGTCTTCACCACCAAAGAGTTCATGAGACAG GTGATAGAGATTGAAAGTGGCTGGCTGTTGGAAGTGGCTCCTCATTATTACAAGAACAAAGAACTGGAGGACAGCAGCAGTAAGAAGATGCCCCGCAAACAAGGCAAAGCCCGTGAAGAGCTGGGCTGA
- the rnf183 gene encoding E3 ubiquitin-protein ligase RNF183, whose product MSDGKEKSQGSKKGPNVKPKLDSKGSFNLGGSEQRQRPIRRSRSNDTENRRRENSRGRERERKESARQPRGRSEEGRRRHRDLEPGHQKTEPPRDDLQETECIVCFCSFDNVFKAPKLLSCGHTFCLECLARINVNSPEIKTLSCPICRELTEIRHGRDLPQLGNNQDIFRKLPAEMQRALSVRFKRSKGKLILKNPPPNSSVRTTLNLPVLKKKEEQAGGNALGIMEQGQATMIDVGRPPSRMRGRMRRIMYSNQCYYAVVAAIITITVALMLVGIFTFVVMPYMHKPIRPFQNQTASDTSP is encoded by the exons ATGAGTGACGGCAAAGAGAAATCCCAGGGCAGCAAAAAAGGGCCCAACGTCAAGCCAAAGCTTGACAGCAAGGGCAGCTTCAACCTGGGAGGTTCAGAGCAACGACAGAGGCCTATCAGAAGAAGCCGCAGCAATGATACAGAAAACCGGCGTCGAGAAAACAGCCGAGGTAGAGAACGGGAACGCAAAGAGAGTGCGAGGCAACCACGGGGTCGCAGCGAGGAGGGAAGGAGGCGACACCGTGACCTCGAACCTGGACACCAGAAGACTGAGCCACCCAGAGATGACCTGCAAGAAACGGAGTGCATTGTGTGCTTTTGCAGCTTCGACAACGTCT TTAAAGCTCCTAAGTTACTCTCCTGCGGACATACGTTCTGCTTAGAATGCCTAGCGCGGATCAACGTGAATTCTCCAGAGATCAAGACGCTGTCTTGTCCGATCTGTCGGGAGCTGACGGAAATCCGCCACGGCCGAGATCTACCGCAGTTGGGAAATAACCAAGACATCTTCCGCAAACTTCCAGCTGAGATGCAACGGGCACTTTCTGTCCGGTTTAAACGCAGTAAGGGCAAACTCATCCTTAAGAATCCACCACCAAACAGCTCCGTCAGGACCACTTTAAATCTGCCGGTGTTGAAGAAGAAAGAGGAGCAGGCCGGTGGTAATGCACTTGGAATTATGGAGCAAGGCCAGGCGACCATGATCGACGTGGGAAGGCCGCCGAGCAGGATGAGGGGTCGGATGAGAAGGATAATGTATTCCAATCAGTGCTATTATGCTGTTGTTGCAGCCATCATCACAATCACTGTGGCTTTGATGCTGGTGGGCATCTTCACCTTTGTGGTCATGCCCTATATGCACAAACCAATTAGACCGTTCCAGAACCAAACGGCTTCAGACACATCGCCGTGA